The genomic segment atctcctctctcctacccatacCTCGCAATCCTTATacaccatactagtcaccaaccgttgattccccgtaggtgtattaacttctaagtcatatggtaagctagcaggttttatatcgatgccacacatgaaatcagggttaacaaacgaatgagtggcaccaggatcaattaaaactttggcaaagcggtggaaaatagggatcgtaccttccaccacctcagaagactctgggacctgatgaGGCTCTAAGGAGTAAACCCTAGCTGAAACTTtcggtttggacccatctcccttgGCGGGTCCTGTATTGGTCCTCGGCAGTGGTTGGCTTCcttttccatcttgtttcaggaccgggcaaGTAGCCAGTTGGTGGTCCGCgcttccacaccgcagacacTTACCCTGcttcctccagcagttatcctcggtgtggtttgctttcccacagtgcccacagggaccacgaggtgcCGAAACCGAGCCACTCTGAACATTGCCCCTTTGTCCACGCCCAGCTTGACTACCCCTAaatggagtccctctgcctgaactAGAGTGTCGGCCGCCACCCGATCCTAGTCCAAACTTAGaaggagtgctcttctcaccttgtccagacgtactcccaggaaaaccacgcttcttagcctggaagtttcggacctgcagccgtgcactctcaactcgctgggctttttccattgcctcgctaaacgtggtaatttgagccgctgcgaggtctttctggatctcaacgttcaaaccctgaatgaagcgcctaaCCCATCGTTGCTCAGTTATGATTAGCTCTGGCGCGAATTtagacaggcgggtgaactgactctcgtactctgccacagtctgagccccttgccggagccggataaactcgtcctccttcctctcctggactagaggagggaaaaactttgcattaaattcgcggatgaagttcacccaagtcctaggtgtctgctcccgttcccatttctgtctaattacgttccaccaggaacgggcagccccttcaagttgaaacacggcaaaagtcacctgtcgTTCATCTGGGTAATGTAAAGCTGCAAAAATGtctaccattttctcaagccatttctcagcaacgtctggatcgggtcccccaacaaatttcggcggagcgaacttttggaaacgttcgagagctctatcctcgctcttgacatgatggccagggtttccggggtttccagggttagggtttgggttctggccctgctgttgtactacttgtgctagtaaattggtcatttactgcatagcagcagctatctgggcattagggtcagcttggggttcaggatcaggtccagtcgaggtttcccccgcacccctaaccggtgtaggttgtctagcaccgcgcccacgtccccgaccactccgagtaccttccataagtttcactcggtctaggcaaaagtactaaaccaaagtcaTAAGACGGCATCGTAAGTAACATGTAAATTTTGCACAATAACACATTTAGACAGTCCAAACATAagcacaaacacacatatatacaagccaaacacatatatatacaatcagtcagtcaagtacggccaaggcacgtacgtacacaaacGATCCACcggaggataggcctatcaaaagaaatttacacgtagctaatctaaCGACCCAAAATGATTAGCTAAGGcgctatccctatccctatgaaCATACAAAAACCACCACTAACCAAAAGATGCCTAAAGAtcaaggcctagtcagtcgCCGGGGTCTGGGATCCgggcgatggggtagactcctccccagggtCGGCCTCCGCACACGACGCCTCGTCGCTACACTCTTCTAGGCCATCGTCACACaagttaaggatcgcctcagcgcgaccgctgaccttgcgagctcgcttaagCTCTCGCTCTCGGGCTTCCCTTAATTGTGCGCAAAGATCATCTACTCGATCCTCGGCCTCAAGCACATCATATTCTAGCTCCTTAATACGCGCAGCTTGCTTATCGCTGGTCGCCCTATCCTGGATCGCATCgacctcaagtcgagcattctCCCTAGCCAACACTTTGCGCTCTTTATCCAGCGCGAACACGAGGGTGTTCGGGTAGGCATACCTCTCCTTACACGCGCACCGTCGAAGACGGTTCGACGGGCTCCAGCGAATGACGGCCCCTCCCGGCCGTATCTGATATGGGATCACGGGGAGTACTTTGCGAGGTCTAGCccccgaaggactagcactagggtcaccctgtccggccatcctaTATCACAAGAACATGTAATCGTAAATATAAGCTTAAAGGCCAAAAACAACACTCCTCACGTCAAAcagtcctataacacccaggctaattcaaacctaggctctgataccacctgtgacagccccaccttcccctaaggcgaaccagaggggttagcggactgcctgcccagctctcgccaggactacgggcagttacacgcgatctagaacgtttcgggaaagtaaaagcgcgctcggacaagccacaagtaacaaaagaacaaaatataaaaaaaaaaacgaaacgTCGAATAGAAGCCTGGAcagcagaatccggccggaatctggccggattagcggccggattcttggccggatactgtccagtgagcAAGTTCACGGATTCAAAAATTTCccaagcaatccggccgacaatccggccagtttctggccggattcctggccggattcggtccAGTGCCTTTccgtcaaaattttttcttttgccgtttgcaAGCCGAATCGTTCcgaagttcatccaaacatcaatttaacatatacacattgaaatccaacattgtcaagccaaaatggcataccaaaatagctatttagttcatacataaacaagtagccatttacacaccaaacattggtgaatcaaaacacttagggttttcaccctcaaggagctaagcaaaatacatatacatgagctcaacttgtcataaCCGTTTccaattcctgtaaggaaaacaaataacacggaatgagctaaagcccagtggtacactactacataagcaaccaaagtcacataaggatgaacttttatttaaagtgcacaaataagcagtaaagcaaaacggtaaaaggatacggtcggctctcaagagcccaattccacgcttgccatcttgatccaatctcattgaccctccgtcaatgttaagagtaccaaaccgtagacctcactatacttccattccttccacccaacataccccaaccgggcccgcactccaattcagtagtttttggtaatactcgagtttaccggaaccaagggtctcattaccacaaggttccccagtacagtccccgtggcaattcaatcgtCACGACCAAgctctcgccggctcgattcaattgactactgAACGGgattgagctcagtaatacagtaaagcAGTCGGACAATCGTCCAAACtacaccaattcagtttccataaaatggaattcaccaaccaatatatcaagttcagtaatgcagtaaaacggtagccaatcagtgacaatatcaaaagaggtgagggcggtcaagtacaccctcaccttaatcaatttcaatatccaagtaagccttcaaggcatcactacacatagcacaaagccacattataacaagtaagtgagtagtatactcaccaagcaagaaagtggtgtttcatacaccgtggtcaccaagacgtcgtgagctaccgtcacgtcctaacacaggtaacacattcaatgagactcgataccgagccatatagcaatgccaatcataaCCCTAACAGGGTTTTACAaccatatacaagcatgatagcaaaccagaaattaagaaaggctttaatgtaagccttgataagaaaaccggttttgacgtcataatgcggtaatggcacaactctcactacaattatcggttggcgGTAAAacccgtttcgaagctatgaaacagggctacaacaatgtagaaggccactcagtccagatcctagcacaactaggtcaaatacgccaaatactaaaccagcattaccaaaacaggtttgcaaaacacacaaaactgtaatgaacacaactcaggcTATACatgtccaaatgccgaaattccaaaggcataagttagctaagatatccagctacatttcatcagaagacaccaacttcaaaatccaaaccaaatccagtcaaaacaggcaattactatcgcagttcggacattctgttcaccaaaaacagcaaaagtaaaaacggtataactctctctatactactccaaattccctgaaagTTTGCAGGCATATCAatctcatcaatacctacaactttcatgttttaagcaaagtccaattcggcctctatctgtgacctaaaatttcggacagattaggggttcatgaaccctaacttctcacatttcattccaaatccaaaattgattgcatttcacaacaattcacacctactagagccaaagccccttattaccaaccatcatactagtccacaacataaaaatcatatgaaaccagaaaattcctcataaaatggaaaacttcaccaaatcaagccaaaccaagaaataaatcatatattccaacactcaagccacttctaagcatcatataaccatcattaggtgtagtagaggttcaagcatcacttaccaagtatcaagagatgtagagaggtgttggccaccttagagcttcaaacaaacttcactaatacacttactatcactagaaggaaagattgtatggagtaaaaactaagttaaacacttgatttggtggattggacaagttggaagcttgaaatgttgaagaactttcttcctccttgcaagagagaggttcggccacaatgagaagaaaaatggtgaattttgtgaaatttttggagatattaactaatttgggtcaaaagtcaaaaatgtgaatagtgtttcttaaagtccaaccaatgagaagatgATACTtttcacctcattaaatgcattcttatcattcttttctctctcacatcaatcacttcacacacactacttatctcttaacacccgataaattttttgGGGGACCCGATCCGGAAGTTGCCGAGAACTAGTTTGAGCGAATGGAGGATATATTCGCTGCGTTACATTACACTGAAGAGAGGCATGtaacttttgccgttttccagttAGAATgtgcggcccgttcctggtggaacgtagtaAGGGCAAAGTGGAACAGGGAGCAAACCCCACGTGCTTGGTTTAACTTTACtagggagtttaatgagaagttcCTCCTATCTTTAAtccaggagaaaagagaggacgagtttatcAAATTGCGCCAAGGCACTTCAAATGTGGTGGAATATGAGACCCAGTTCACCCGACTCTCCAAGTTTGCTCCGAAATTGGTAGTTAATGAGCAAAAGCGCATAAGGCGGTTTATACAAGGTTTGGATGTGAAAATTCAAAAAGACTTAGCCGCTGCTCAAATCGATAATCGATACATTAAAAGATGCTCTTGATAAAGCTCAACGAGTAGAGCAGGCCCGACTTGAACTTCAGACGTTTCAAGCCAAGAAACGTGGTGCATCTAGTAGTGCTCCTGGATGAGGTGATCAGAATGTACCACCTCCTATGTTTGGAAGATGTGCGGGTGGAGTCCGAATTGCTGGGACACCGAGAGGAGGAGCTCCATCCAGAGGGTCTCAAAGTGGAAAAGGACAAGGACAACATAGGACTATATCCCAAGGAGTTCCTACACCCACTCCTTGAGCAAgctgtggatattgtggtagggcaaaccacaccgaggatgcTTGCTggcaaaaattgaagaaatgtcTCCGTTGCGGAAGTTTCGAACATCAGATCGCCACTTATCCTGTTAAGAACCGTGAAGGAAATAAGGGTGCACTGCCGGAGAAGTCAAACCCTAAGCAACCAATTCCCTGTGGGAGTTGACCAAAGTCCTTTGCTAGGGTTTTTGCATTAGACTATCAGTGAGCCCCTGAGTTCTCTGaggtagtagaaggtacgattccagTATTCCACCGCTTAGCTAAGCTTTTAATTGACCCTGGGGCAACCCATTCATTTGTGAATCCTGTCTTTATGTGTGATATTGATATTAGTCTTGTTAAGTTGccctatgacttggaagttaaaacacctactggggatcaaagcctaattaccaatatGGTTTATAAAAATTGCGAGATTTGGGTAGGAGAATGGAATTTGGTAGGAGACTTGATAAGTTTAGAccttaaggggtacgacgtgattATAAGCATGGATTTGTTGGCCCCTTATAATGCTCAATTGAACTGCAAAACTAAGGTGGTAGAATTCTTGATACCTGAAGAGGCCACTCTAAGGTTGGATGTGTGAGGTAGGTTAGTCTCGTCTGCACTTGTTTAGAAAATTCGAGCTAGGAAGTTATTTAGTAAAGGGACGCAGGGTTACTTAACtttcttaattaatacccctGGAGATAAGGTGAAACTAGAGGATGTGTTAGTAGTGAATGAGTTTTCCGACGTCTTCCCCGATGAGTTGAAGTTGATGCCACCAGAGAGGAAAATAGAATTTAAGATCGATTTTGTGCCTGGAACCACTCCTATTGCgaaaacaccataccgaatggccgCTGCCGAACTTAAGGAACTAAAGCTGCAATTACAAGACTTGTTAGAGCGAGGGTTTATTCAAAAAAGTGAGTCACCGTGGGGAGCACctgttttatttgttaaaaagaaggatggtAGTTTGAGGCTCTATATAGACTATCACGACTTAAATGATGTCACGGTGAAAAATAAATACCTTTTGCTGTAcattgacgagttgtttgactAGTTGCAAGGGGCGGTGGTTTTCTCTAAGTTGGACTTGAGGCAAGGCTATTATCAGCTACGAATTAGGCAGGAGgatatacctaagactgcttttaatttcatatatggacattttgagttcgtcgtgatgccttttggtttaacaaatgctcctgccgcatttatggatttgatgcatcgagtctttaaaccctacttggatcaatttgtcgTAGTTTTTATCGATGATAtcttggtgtattctaagactCGAGAGGATCACGAACGGCATTTGAGGATAGTTTTGCAGACTTTAAGAGAACGccaagtgcgagttttggttggaacAAATCTCCTTTCTAGGGTATATAATATCTAAAGATGACATTTCTGTGGATCCTGTAAAAGTAGAGGCCGTATCTGAGTGGAAACGACCGAAAACCCCAACTGAGGTCCGTAGTTTCCTAGGTTTAGCTGGGTATTACCGTCAGTTCATCAAAGATTTCTCCAAGTtagccggtcctttaaccgacctgacCAAAAAGCATGGTCAATTTGTCTGGGATTCTAAGTGTGAAGCTAGTTTTCGGGAATTAAAGAAACGGTTAACGTTGGCACCCATTTTAGCTTTACCAAATGGGGAAGATAGCTTCACTGTATATACGAATGTCTCAagggaaggtttgggatgtgttctACTGTAGAAAGGGAGTGTAATTGCCTATGCTTCTAGGAAATTAAAACCCCATGAGCGAAATTACCCCACTCATGACTTAGAATTGGCCGCGGTAGTTTTGCCCTaaagaagtggaggcattacttatatggggtgacttttgaagtgTATACCGACCATAAGAGTTTGAAATACCTATTCTCTCAGAGCAGTTAAACTTGagacaacgtcggtgggtgGAGTTTCTTGAGGATTATGACTGTACAATTAACGACCACCCGGGCAAGGCCAATGTTTTAACGGATGCTTTAAGTCAAAAATTGCAAGTAGCTGGATTAATGGTTAAGGAGTGGAATTTGTTGGAAGAGGTGAGTGAATGGAACCCGCGATTGGACCGACAGAGAGTGATTTTATGCAATATTACGGTGAGATCTGATTTGTTGGACtgaattaaagaagctcaaaagaaTGACCAGATAGTGCAAAAGTGGATagaaaaagtgcaaaaaggggaGATACAAGACTTTAAAGTGAGTCCCAAGAGTATCTTGAAATTTCGCGATCGGATAGTGGTACCGCAAgataaagtgataaaaagggatattttggaagaggcacatcgatccaagtatacaGCATATCCTGGAAGCAGtaagatgtaccaagatttgAGGAGattgtattggtgggataagatgaaaaaggaaattgctTAGTTTGTCCAAAAATGTTTAgtgtgccaacaagtgaaagctgaACATCAAAAGCCCTCAGGTCTTCTACAACCTCTTGAAatccctgagtggaaatgggaacatattaccatggatttcgtGTCAGGGTTACCTCGTACCCAGAAAGGGCATGACGCCATTCGGGTAATAGTAGACAGGTTAACTAAGTCTGCTCATTTCTTGCCTATAAATATGAAATACTCTTTGGAGAAATTGGCCCAACTGTACATAGATGAGATCGTGAGGTTGCATGGGATCCCCGTAAGTATTGTTTCTGACAGAGACCGGCGGTTCGTGTCTCGCTTCTGGCAACAATTACAAGGAGTcttggggaccaagttgaactttagtaccacttaccattcccaaactgatggacaatcggagAGGACCATTCAAACACTTGAAGACATGTTGAGAAcctgtattttggattttggtggAAGCTGGGGACAATACATGGCATTAGTTGAATTTGTATACAATAATAGTTACCATTCTTCCATACAAATGGCACCATATGAAGCTCTCTGTGGAAGGAAATGCCGATCACCAATATTctgggatgaagtaggggaaAGAAGGGTTTAGACCCAACTGCCATACCATGGATCGAGGACGCTTATGAAAAGGTAAAGGTGATACATCAGAAGCTTCAGACAGCTCAAAGTCGACAGAAGAGTTATGCTGATAATCGACGAaaggacttggagtttgaagttggggacAAGATACTCTTGAAGGTTACACCACTTCGAAGTCTCATGgcggaaaaaggaaagaagcttcaaccgagATACATGGGACCATTTAAAATTCTTCAACGAGTTGGAAATGTAGCATATCGATTGGAGTTACTAGCGAGTCTATCCTGAATCCATGACGTATTTCACGTTTCTATGttgaagaagtatcatccagactcCACTCATGTACTGAAACCAGAAGAAATTGACATTGATGAATCTCTAACTTATGAAGAAAGGCTGGTACGGATTTTAGATCGAAAAGCGAAGGAATTGAGAACTAAACAGATACCCTTAGTTAAAGTTTTGTGGAGGAAGCACGAggtggaggaagctacttgggaagcGGAAGAGGACATTCGCGCCAAGTAGCCTGAACTATTCAGTGATCaaggtgagaatttcgaggacgaaattctttaagggggagagagtgtgagaaccctcactttaaaacacattTTTTCCTAAATTACTTGCCTTGCCCTAGGATTTAAATCACTTATTATATGCCCTTGCATTATATTCTACATGTATTACAACAATTCCTTTGTGTTGCATTTCATTTCCTCTTACTTGAATTAAAACATTTCTTTGagttggttttattttatttcaccacACACACTTTGGCgaagtgttcttttattagtggtaaGGACTTTATATTATAgtttagaggtgttaaataggtattggtacatttggaagggttgaaacatcattagtcaaagattaagagaagattggacaagaattgggccatatggcaaaaccctagccatggaTCTTGTTTGGCCAAAGGATTAGAAGGAATTTAAACCAAACTTGGCTCCATTTTTTTCTTAAGGTAGTCGGCCATCttgaagcttctcaaggaagagagagagctccattttccttgctttctaaacctagtttgatcttgaaagaaaaatcaaaagtgaaggaCTTAAGTTAGTGAGCAAACTACTTCCAACCTAGTGTGTGATTTTCAAGCTTGAAACTCTTGGTTTGGTGGTTGTTTTGGGTGACTCAAGCTTATTATAAGAGAGGTATATAATCTTTAAATATTGGTTTTATGGTGCTATATCATGTACTTTAAGTTTTCATGATAAACTACAAGTTGGTTGGATGAGATTTGTGATTTATCTCCTTGAACTAAACAAGTGGTAGTAGGGTTAGTTAGTATgcctaccatgtgtttgataaaatgtttGAACTTTGTTCATGGTGGTTTTTGAATTATTAACATGTTTTAGACCCCTTTTGAGTTAGATTTAACACTTGACATGTTGTTTAAGTAAAAACTATGAAAGGATGAAGGTTGGTTAAATAATTGAACTTGTGgactgttttctttcttcttggctgacTGGTTTTGGAAGGAgaggtttctccttgattttgtgGTTCTTTTGCACCTTAAATTAAGCCTAACACACTTGGCTAGACATTGGTTGAGCTTATGTGTGAGTTGAAgtagaaatgaagcaagtaaagtggttgTTTGGACCactagtggactgttttggtttCTCTTGTTGGCTAAACTGTTATGGCCTTTTAAATCATGTTTATGTGTTGCATTTTGAGCTCTAATGGTACTAAGTGACTTGACCCCCTGTATATGAACACTAGAGGATCGAATTGGGtaaatttgaaccaaaacaaatGAAGATAGCATCAAGATCTAGTGTATCTTTGCTAGGGTTTAGGGCTGATCCAGAACTGAAAAATTGGCCGACTTGTCTGAGAGACTGGTACTGATAAGAGGCGAAATAGAGTGTATGTTTGGTACCTTTGGAAAtccctttgagtctagtttccaacgccgcTGACGGCACCTGATTCTGACCTTCCTACAGTGAGATATAGCCGTTTTCCCGAGACTGCACGGGCGTGACTATTTTACCCGCGAAGAACATTTTGAGtttgaatgaaaattttcttttgcccaactttcttgtacttgtcaaacttgttttctcatgaacttttactgcattttgggcCTAACTTTCATGGTGAATTGAATGGCTTTAACCACTCGCTTGGTCACTTAATGAGCCTACATTTGAGTGGGAAATGAACCTAGAatgttaacgatttcactctCTGCCCTAGGATTAGGAAACAGAGGTGATCGTAACCGAGATACTTGACATTTGATCACTgcattgcttgacaggtgagtgttccactacctgctacctgcTTACGCGAAATatttgaatacttgatttacgaCTGTTTGAGCCAAACCTTGTTTTGATAAAAATTGAAGCGAgcgt from the Coffea arabica cultivar ET-39 chromosome 11e, Coffea Arabica ET-39 HiFi, whole genome shotgun sequence genome contains:
- the LOC140021239 gene encoding uncharacterized protein — protein: MDFVSGLPRTQKGHDAIRVIVDRLTKSAHFLPINMKYSLEKLAQLYIDEIVRLHGIPVSIVSDRDRRGKKGLDPTAIPWIEDAYEKVKVIHQKLQTAQSRQKSYADNRRKDLEFEVGDKILLKKYHPDSTHVLKPEEIDIDESLTYEERLVRILDRKAKELRTKQIPLVKVLWRKHEVEEATWEAEEDIRAK